Genomic window (Falco cherrug isolate bFalChe1 chromosome 4, bFalChe1.pri, whole genome shotgun sequence):
TGTACCCATTCACAGAAATAAGGGAGGGAGGTGCAAGGGCAATCAGAAGGATGGAGCAGGCTGCCAAAAAATTTTGCCAGCCATAAAGTCCATTCCCACTTCACCTCGAAGCATTTATGCAGAAGGGACTCCACAAAACAGGCTGGAAAGCATCTGACATTTCCAGACTGCATTCAGGGTGTAGACCAGAGTAGGTCACCCTGGTCTTAAGGACTTAAGAAGTACAATCCAGGTCCAACTAATTCCCAAAAGGTGCTCCTGTCATTTGGAGGGAAAAGTCAAGTCCAACAGGATTAAATTGTCCCCATGCCAAGTCTTTCACTGATAACATGTTGTTACAccaataaggaaataaaattgccAGAGCTCTCACCTTCTCCTCATGCGAGGGGGTGACCTGCGCCACAtcggtggtggtggcagcatcCTCCTGGGTGGGCTAAAGCGTCTGGGAGGCGGCCTAGGTCGtggtgccagcacagctgtggcagTGATCTCCTGACCATCGATCTGGCCTTTTTAGGGAATCACAGAAACAGGAAGAAGTAAGTATTTTCCAATGCTAACATCTACATGTCACGTTACTGCACCTCACAGCTTTTGTCACAAGCAACTGAAGCATGCATCAGCCTATAGTGCTACTTCCACCACCCCCTCAGGAGTTATTTTGACAAAGTCCACATACGTACTATACTTCTTAAACTAATATCCTATCAAATTGCAGTTCAGATGTTAACCAGGGAAGATTTTCACAGAAACTTAAAgaattttattactgtttttttgtggaaaaaaaaaacccaaaccaaaaccattttaaTAGTCCTGTAATGTTTCAAATCTATCCTGAACCTCACAAAAGCCAAAGCCATTTGggctgaaaacaaacagtatttcagatcAGTTCTCCAAAGGCTTCCCTGTTACCTTTAACTCATTTTCAGATCAAACTCATCTGCtccaaagatttttaaaagcatccagCCTCTTTACAGCATTTGATACCTACCTCCATCCATGTGTTTCAGGGCTTTCTCAGCATCATCTGGGTTCTCAAACTCCACATAAGCATAACCTTTAGAGAGGTGTGGATTTAGCCTGTCAACTGGCATGTCAATCATTTTAATCTTTCCGTAAGTGGAAAAAATTTCCATGATGTGATCCTGCAGAGAAAGAGCAAGTCTTAAGGACACAGACCACACTTACTGACCTGGACTGGCTGGCACAGCGCAGCAGTAAATCCACAGCACTAGATTAGCTTTAAATCAATGCCACCATCAAGAAGAGACATATTTCATTGGCCTGACTGTGGAACTGCTTTCTCTACTGTTGTCTGTTCAGTTCCTCCTCAGGTTGTTCCAAACCTTAAGGTGCTGCACGTCAACACCGTCTACAAAAACACAACTAGTGCAAAAATCTTGGGCACCTGAAAAGGGAACTTACGCCCTCACCTGAAAACTCTTAAGGTCCAGTTGttaatattgtttttaaaacacataatttttttcagcacccTAAACCTTTTATCTCTGAAGACCTTTAAACTACATTCTAGCAAAGACAGTTCAAGCCAGCCCAGCTCTCTTCAGATCTTCTATAAAGAACCTCCAGGTATCCTTAATGCCTCCAAGGTAACTTCAGCTATTATCCCAACTTCTGCACTTTTCTTCCTAGTAAGGCAGGACACAAGGTCTGAAATACTGACAAAGCTGACAGACCTCTTAAACACTACAGTCTCAAAAGCCTGCGCTGTACTTTATCCAGTACAGTCCTAGCACAATTTTCCTCACTGGAAAGAtggaaaccaaaaaaaaccccagccctcACTGTGGTTTGAACACAAAGCAAGAATTTCCAACATCAACACCCTGGCAGCACTCtagcaacaaaaaaagttttgagaGCTTTAGAAGAGCCACTCACAAGTCCCCACAGAAGATACACAAGCTCGTTATTTCAGGGGAGCATGCCATTACCTTCGTCACGTTTCTAGTGAGCCTTCCAACATGCACTTTTGTAGGTCTGGGTGATGGGCTCCGCCTCTTCCGCTCCTTTTCATCTCTCTTGGGTGGCTTGGACCTGATTTtgacaacagaaaatgtttacagtTTTCAGAGAACATGCGAGACAACCAAGAACCCAGCCGTTGTCACATGTTTTTCTTGGGAGGGCatcttttttcttaagaaactACAGGTTAGGAAGTGCTGCGGTGGTGGTGAGGGTGTTTTCCTTATGAACACCTCAGGACTTGCATTTGTCTTGTCTGCTTTTACTTTAGAACCTTCCGGAATGGGGGAGCCTTTTTTTGGGAGTTTTCAACTTTACTGCAACCTCGGCAACAAACATGGTATTTAGCAAACATTTCAATAAAGTTGTTGGCCACAATTAACGAATTTGCCGGttgttaaaatgaaacaagaaattcTTTGCCTCAACAATTAAAGAGGCAAAATGAGGACATAAACACCAAAGCATACCACAACCAGGCAAATTAATGGATCCAATGATTTGTGTTTCTGTATCTTGTTTACTACAGAGGTCCAGAAATGTCACAATTTTAAAAACCCCTATATAAGTAGCTGTATATCACTGTTTCTttgtagttaaaaaaagaaacaaaacctggaacgtaattttaataaaaaattcagtatgcaaaaaaattttatttatgcttCTTCCTAATCTTCCTGTCCATAAATTGAGtgatacactaaaaaaaaaaacacactgcCTTATAATACTTCAGTAGATTTTGTTAGCCTACAGCACCTTACCTACAGAATTATCCAAAGGAAAAACCGTATGGACATCAACAGTTTGATTCCTACCCTTACAGGAAAATGCTTCCTTTGCCCCCAACATAcccttttggggttttttatacaTAAgaatacacatatacacatgcatatacatatatacacaccaTTTTCAGCCCTGGCCTTTCTGTTAGTCTTGGCTGTAATTCGCAGGAACTGCAGAGCATTACTCCCATCTAGTGCTCATATGGTCCCACACTATTgggaaaacattaattaaaactgCCTCTACATAATAAAATACCTAAAAATCActctttaaaatgaagtttttaatcTCTCTTCCTACAGGTCATGTGTTTTGATTGTAAGCAAAAGAAGCACACCCATTCTAACAAAATTCAGACTTCTTAAGTTATGGAGAAAGCAAACAGCCCTCGGAGAACAATCTATTCTGATCGCAATCTTGTATTCTACAGAGAAATTAACCTGCCATCTAGTGATTCccagaaggcaaataaaactCACTTGGAGCGGGAGCGTCTCCTGTTGTCATGTCTCCGTCGAGATGGACTTGGAGAtccagaggagctgctggaactgGAACTGCGTGAGGTGCTGGAGCTCCCAGAGCGGCTTGAGGCAGAAGAGGAGCTAGAGCCACTGCTAGAACCAGTGCTGGAACTGGACCCTGAACTGGAAGTTGAGCTGGAACGGGATCTgttgggggaggaggggaggataAAAATGAGCCAAGTAACCAgaaaaagaacagctgaaaaaccTGCTGATAATTACAGAGAGCACAACTGTGagttaaaacaatgaaaacttaAGCTCCATAGTTCACCACACAGGCAACGGAAATTCATACCCCAAACATGTAAACACCCTTAAGTTAGACAAAACTGTGACTAACACAACACAAACTTTCAAGAAGTTCATGACGCAGTGAACGATACATACCAGAAAGCAAAGTGGTGGTTTCTGAAAACACTGTAATTTGTTACTATCTGTAAAAGTACCTACCTGGTACTGCTACTCCCACTAGAAGCACTGCGTCTTTTGCGTGTCTTGTCTCGACCACGATCCTTTTCACCCGATTCCTTAGTGGCTGCTTTATCCTTGGACCGGTCCTTTGATTTCTCTTCAGACCTATCCTTGCGCTTGGTTGGTGAGGGAGCCCTTCAAGAACAAATTCCAGAAGACATTGTTTaatacaaaaaaccacaaacaacaaaataaacccacaccccagcaaagaacagaacagcaacacaaaacacaacTTCAAATGTAACTCAAGATCACCATAACTGCAGAGTTAAAGCATTAGCCAAGCCTGGACGTTTtagaaaaaggtaaatattttacaatacaGAGCAGCTTTCAGGAAGACAGCTATAGCATACAGAAATTCTCACATACAGAAATTCACGCAGAAAGAGGTACATTTCCAATTCCTCATCCTCACTGGGAGAGACCTAGCACCCTGTAACCTCCCCAGTTTTGTTAAGCCTAGAAAATTCGGACAGAATGCCATTACCTAGTGttggattttttattattttctttgagtCCTAGCAAACTCTTCTTTTTCAATCCTGATAACTCCATTTCCCCTTGGGAGGCGTCCAAAGCAGCACCGAATGGGCCTCACTTATCTCAAATCTCACTTCTAACTCCTTGATTCTGAGAACCGATCCCTAATCGAGTGCAATAAACTCCAAAGAACAGCCTAGTGACAAGATAAAAGGGTTTAGAAACAAGAAGTTAACAGATAAGCATAAAACAACGAACCTGCTTTGCAACAATGGCAGCACACTGGGCATCAACTGACTTCTACATAGTACTTCTCAGTTACACACACAACTGTTACATGGCTCTTAACAGCCGGTCTCTGTGCTGGCTCACACTGGCACCGTGTGCCACCCGTGTTTAAAGCTATCATTTTGACATTCACAGAAGTACAAAGGACCTTAATTCTCCAACCAAAAACATGGCAGACAGAGGACATCCATTTTCCCTGCAACATGTACGTGCAGCTCATGCCTCTTGACAAAAGCCTTGCCTCCAGAGGAGTAAACACTGATTTTCTCCAAAGACAAACTGTGCTGTAGAGCATACATTTGTCAGGAAGAAAGGGTTGTTGAGAGCAAAAAACTCCACTGAATGGTGGCTGCTTTCAGCCTCAACAAGCTGCTTCCAAGGCTCTGTCAGCCTTGGAAAGCTGAGATTATAGGGCCCAGTTTGCTGCACTGCTGCTACAACAGATCCCAGTTTAACTTCTTAGCAGAAAAGTCTAAATTGGATTCTGACCTCAGCTAGGCCCAATCAGTTCCCTCTTTACTCTAGATCCAAAAGGAGACAAACTTAATACCCCACTACTTAACACTGAAATACTGAGCATTGGTTGAATTCCAGACGTTTCCCATGAGGGGGCTGCATCCATCACATATTCTGCAATGTCTAAATGTTACTGCATTTTGACTATTCCACATGGATTGTTTAACACCTGCATTACAAAGCTGCCTCCAATGTGTGTTTTAATAACCACTAAAAGAGGTGGCAGATCTGATTTGCTGTAACGCCTGTTATCTACCTATGAGCACAATGTTCAGGAAATGGAAGAGTGGGCACAAGCATTCCTGAACCGCCAGGCTTACATGATGCAGCGCTGAACATCCACAGTACTGCATGATGTTGGAAACACCTTTATCCCCACATGCATCGCAGGTAAAATTagttaacaagaaaaaaaaaaaaaactctccAGCTCACTGCATCCAACAGTCTTGTTGCTTTTATGCTTCCTGGTATCAGGTTCTGCTAAGCAACTACCATATTCTCTAAACTGCAATTAACTTTATGTTTGGGAAGAAATCACTTTGAACAGCTAAActaattttcctgattttcagcGTCACAGTTTTCTCTAATAAAACAACTCCCCAAAAACAACACAAATGACTATTCGCAAACCAAGCTCTCCGCAGATCCAGAAGTCAAGCAACACCCATGCCTTTTTGCATGGAGAACAGGAAACCCACAGTACAAACGTGACACTGGCAGGGCTTGCTGGGAGGGGGAAACGTCTTCTCTAACACCAGTGGCAGTAAGAAGACAGTCCAAGGACTGTTCCATAGGTGCTGCAAAGGTGACTAATAAAAGCAAACCTGTGTACTTCACTCAGCTTTATGACATTTCTAACCAGCTCTACGCTTCTAGTGCAAAGTGTGAGGGGGCCAAGCTCACTTGCCACTGCATGAAACCAGCTGACTCACTTGGAAGAACAGAACAGACAAGTCTCTAGACTCACAAGACCAAAAAGTctggtgttttcctttcccacctTTCTTCTCCTAAATACACC
Coding sequences:
- the RNPS1 gene encoding RNA-binding protein with serine-rich domain 1 isoform X1, translating into MELSGLKKKSLLGLKENNKKSNTRAPSPTKRKDRSEEKSKDRSKDKAATKESGEKDRGRDKTRKRRSASSGSSSTRSRSSSTSSSGSSSSTGSSSGSSSSSASSRSGSSSTSRSSSSSSSSGSPSPSRRRHDNRRRSRSKSKPPKRDEKERKRRSPSPRPTKVHVGRLTRNVTKDHIMEIFSTYGKIKMIDMPVDRLNPHLSKGYAYVEFENPDDAEKALKHMDGGQIDGQEITATAVLAPRPRPPPRRFSPPRRMLPPPPMWRRSPPRMRRRSRSPRRRSPVRRRSRSRSPGRRRHRSRSSSNSSR
- the RNPS1 gene encoding RNA-binding protein with serine-rich domain 1 isoform X3, whose protein sequence is MAPSPTKRKDRSEEKSKDRSKDKAATKESGEKDRGRDKTRKRRSASSGSSSTRSRSSSTSSSGSSSSTGSSSGSSSSSASSRSGSSSTSRSSSSSSSSGSPSPSRRRHDNRRRSRSKSKPPKRDEKERKRRSPSPRPTKVHVGRLTRNVTKDHIMEIFSTYGKIKMIDMPVDRLNPHLSKGYAYVEFENPDDAEKALKHMDGGQIDGQEITATAVLAPRPRPPPRRFSPPRRMLPPPPMWRRSPPRMRRRSRSPRRRSPVRRRSRSRSPGRRRHRSRSSSNSSR
- the RNPS1 gene encoding RNA-binding protein with serine-rich domain 1 isoform X2, giving the protein MAGRGAPSPTKRKDRSEEKSKDRSKDKAATKESGEKDRGRDKTRKRRSASSGSSSTRSRSSSTSSSGSSSSTGSSSGSSSSSASSRSGSSSTSRSSSSSSSSGSPSPSRRRHDNRRRSRSKSKPPKRDEKERKRRSPSPRPTKVHVGRLTRNVTKDHIMEIFSTYGKIKMIDMPVDRLNPHLSKGYAYVEFENPDDAEKALKHMDGGQIDGQEITATAVLAPRPRPPPRRFSPPRRMLPPPPMWRRSPPRMRRRSRSPRRRSPVRRRSRSRSPGRRRHRSRSSSNSSR